A stretch of DNA from Candidatus Binataceae bacterium:
AGCCTTAATTCTCGAACCACTTCTGCTACGCAGCCTACGAAGGTGGGCTGGAGGTCATGCCATGGATAACATCAAGTTTGATGACATCGACGCGCTGCGGGCCAAAATTAGCCAAGAGTTCGGGCCATGGAGCGAAGCGGTCGAGGTGACCCAGGAGCGCATCAATCAATTCGCCGACGTCACCGGCGACCATCAATGGATTCACGTGGAAGTCGAGCGCGCCAAGCGCGAGAGCCCGTTCGGCACGCCGGTGGCACATGGCTTCCTGACCCTCAGCCTGCTGCCCGGGATGCGAAACAGCCAACCCTGGCGCATCGTCGGCCATCGCAACGTGGTCAACTACGGCGGCAATCGGCTGCGCTTCATCGCGCCGGTACCGGCGGGATCCTCAGTTCACGCCCGCTCCCGTCTGATCGCGGTCGAGCCGCGCCCGCAGGGCACGATGATCACGCAGGAAACCGAAGTCGCGGTAGTGGGCCAGGATAAACCCGCGCTGATCTACGAAGGCTTGACTCTCTACGTTCGCTAGGTCACAAAACGCGTTCTATCTTTTCGTTGTAATGGAGCGAGCTTGAACTCACATCAGCTTTTACCCACGAGCCTGGTTGGCAGCTACCCGCAGCCCGACTGGCTAATCGATCGCGAGCAACTGG
This window harbors:
- a CDS encoding MaoC family dehydratase produces the protein MDNIKFDDIDALRAKISQEFGPWSEAVEVTQERINQFADVTGDHQWIHVEVERAKRESPFGTPVAHGFLTLSLLPGMRNSQPWRIVGHRNVVNYGGNRLRFIAPVPAGSSVHARSRLIAVEPRPQGTMITQETEVAVVGQDKPALIYEGLTLYVR